The window AGCACAGGAGTCAGAGCTGGCGTCCACAGACAGAGGCAAGTTCTAGTGGAAGAGCATGGCTTACCCTGAGCCAGAGATTGATTTTATCCTGCAGGGTAATGAAAAGCTCCTTAAAGCACACAGAGCTAGGAATGTGCCATGTAGGTGAGGGGCACTGAGAGCAAACTGTGAAGGGCAGAGGTGGAAGAAATGTCCTCTTCCCTGCCacccactgcagagctgggaggcCCTGgcagcccagagcagcagcaatacTGCCTGTGCTCCCTGGTCCCTATgtgctgcctcttcccagcctCTGACCAGACCAGCTGCAAGTACATCCTCTTGTGCTCTccaaaggcaaacagaaaagcCTGGGCTGTGGCAAGATGGAGGGGAGCCCATGTGGGCACTGTGCCACTCTCCCTCACTGCGGTTTGCATTTTCCAAGGGAAAGGGCCATTTCACAACATTTACTGGGGGTTCCTTGGGCTTGCATGTGCTCCTTGCAGTAGGAATTgactcccccccccaccccagtcCTGGCTGATGGTGTCACTCTCTTGCTTTCTCCAGTGGAGCCGGAGTTCAAGTATGTTGGGAACATGCATGGGAATGAGGTGCTGGGccgtgagctgctgctgcagctctcagagTTCCTGTGCGAGGAGTACCGCCGGGGCAACGAACGGATCACCCGCCTCATCCACGACACACGCATCCACATCATGCCCTCCATGAACCCTGACGGGTACGAAGTGGCTGCCAAGCAGGTACCAGGCAGCGATCACGTCCTCCAGCCGGGTAGGGGCAGAAAGCCCTTCGAATCCCTGTGGGATCCCCTTCCTTCACTGTGGCTACAAGGAGAGGGCATCCTTGCTCTCCATGCCCTGCCAAGTATGTCCCACCCAGTCAGGGTCGCTGCTTctcactgcccatggcaaggaCTCTGTGTCCTGCCACAGGTAGCCCTGGCAGGTGATGAAGGAGGCTTCCTACACCTGACTTACTCTCCCAAGGAGTTCTTTGTTATGGGAGGGTCACTGTGAATTCCCTGCCCCAGGCTGGCGAAGTGGCAGCTGAATGCCACTGTCATGAGCAGGCAAAGACATGATGGATGGGACAGGGGAGAAGCCCTCTAGTCCTCCCTCTGAAGGCTTGTCCATGCTTTTGCACTGCTAGACCTCATGGAGGTATTTTATTCATGGCTCCTTCAGTTGAGGCAAGTTGAAATTATTTGGCTTGTGCCTTGCTCTGTCACCCTGGAAAATTAAGATACTGTTACTGACTTTCCCTGTCAGTACCAATACTATTTATTCTCCTGCCAGCAATAACATGCAAGTTATGACTCAAAGGCACTGGTGCATCATTATGATGGCCGGTCCCCACTGCCATAACACCCACCCTGTACTCACACCCGTGATGCACCTCTGCTCCACAGGGCCCAGACAGCAATGGATACTTGACAGGGAGGAACAACGCCAACGGAGTGGACTTGAATCGCAACTTCCCTGACCTCAACACATTCATGTACTACAGTGGGGAAATCAGTGGGCCAAATCACCACATTCCGCTGCCCGACAACTGGAAAAGCCAGGTACTGGTCTGAGATGTTGTGAGGGTCACAGCATCCTCTTAGAGGGGCTCAGCATGCAAGCAAATACACTGTCCTTTGGCTTGCACAGTGCTTGTCTCCTCCATGCTTTCTGTCCCCTATCCCAGCTCACACCTCTGCCAAGAGAGGCTGGCATCATGGCCAGCTTGGGGAGAAGGCTGAAATGCAGAGGGCAGCAGAAGTGGCACATGCTGGCTAATGCCTGTGCCTCAGGTTTTGATGCTGTGCTGAGAGGTGTAACAAGGTATTCACAGGAGGAACCTGCTCTGTATATCAGAGAATACAGGAAACTGCAAGGGCTGAAGGAGACACATTGCATGGAGCAGCAGCTAGCCCAGAGGTGGCTGAGCTCttctccctgttcccatcccccTTCTCCTCACAGGTGGAGCCAGAGACGCTGGCTGTGATCCAGTGGATCAGCAGCTACAACTTTGTGCTGTCGGCCAATCTGCACGGTGGAGCAGTGGTGGCAAATTACCCCTATGACAAGTCTCAGGACCAGCGGTTCAGGAGCCACCGGCGCACGGTCAACACTCCCACCCCTGATGACAAGTTGTTTCAGAAGGTGAGCATGGCCCTGGTGTGTGTGAGCattcctgcagccctgccagggTGCAGCACGCGAGAGCTGGCTGGGAGTCTCTGGTCACTGCCTCATGCAGGAGCTAAGCCAAGAAACGTGTTGGAAATAATCATTTGCAGACTACAGCATTTCTGCCAGCCACCAGCTCATGAGCCAGGTCCCACCACACGGACAAGTCAGTCTTAACCCTCGGGAGCCCTTTTCTTTGTGTCATGCTTGGTTTACCCATAACTCCAGTACCACCAGTGCCACCCCACTCTGCCagagctgaagctgcagctttgctgcaCCATCATAGCACACATatatttagggttttttcctaGAGCAGTGGCAGGGTCTGGCTGGGGGTCTGCTGAGAGTAGCACAAGGGAGGTGAGTGCCCATCAGCAGGGGTTTGCATATGGTAAAGAATaagtagaaaaaagaaaagcaccagGAGCAAAGGCAGACATCAGGGACTGTCTGGGTCTGTGTTGCTGATCTTGCTAGCACTAGCTGAAGCCTGTGGTTTTTATCCATTGTTAAATGTCCCAGAAAACAGTGCCTTCCGTCACTGCTTCCATTAGGAAATACCGGCACAAGAAAAAGCAAGTCTGCATTAGAAcagttaatgagaaaaataagacTGAGCTGGAGTTCAGCCTTCTCTGGAGGCTCAGGCTGTACCGGGGCTTGCCAGGACCTGCTGGGATCAGGGCTGTGCTCGGACCCAGATGTGAAGAGGCTGCAGTCTGGGGCCTAGGCTAATGATACCCACATAGCTTCATAAGTCAGAAATGTAGTGAAATAACTGCTGTCCTGCTGACAGAACGAGATTACTCCAGCATCTGAACTATACGAGGATATAGGGTTTGCATTAGAAAATGCGAACACCAGTCTCTTTTAAACTGTATCTTACACAGAGGACAGGCTTTAGATGCAGTGGCCCAATTTTAGCCCTGCCTTCATGTCTAAAAATAAGTAGCAATCTTAATAAGGGCAATAAACAAGCAGTTCCTAGAACCAGAAGTTGCCCAAACTATTTCCTAATCCAAATTCCCCTGATATATATGGTATTTGCATCAGAACTAATACtggttcattttcttcacatacCTTCTCCCTCTGATAGTGCCATTTGCTGTGTGGGGGCCAGCTGAGTGCCCTTGCGTGGGCCCAGTGCCCTCCGCTCCCGCTTGTCTTTTAGGGAGTAGGGCAGAAGCTGTCTGAGCCATCAACAAGCCTCCAGCTCTCCAGATTTctgttcttcctcctccaccttCATCTGCCTACATTTTATAGAGGTCCTGGCCACCTCCTGTTGTGTTTCACAGCAGTAAAATGCAGGAGCTGTCTCCTATCTGACTTCCCTCCAATGCTCCCCAGCAAAGCCTGTGCAGGAAGAAGGATGTTTTACCCAGAGCCAGGCAGGATCCCCAACTGCATGGGGCTGGAGAGGTGACCACAGCTGCTCTCTCTCTAGCTGGCCAAGACCTACTCATATGCCCATGGCTGGATGCACCGTGGCTGGAACTGTGGGGACTACTTTGCCGACGGCATCACGAATGGGGCATCCTGGTACTCACTCAGCAAAGGTAAGGGCTGAGCAGCCTAGCACCATCCACAGCAAGGTGTTGAGCTGAGAAGTGGTGAAGGGGTAGATGAGAAACCCCAGGAACCTAAGGATGGGTAGGGGAGGGGCTGTGATGATAGCACTGTGCCCATTCACTAGACACCATTCTGGTGTCTGCATCTCAGACAGGGAAATGGCTTGGGAAGATGGGAGGTGGCTTGGTAAAGAGCCACAGAAATAGCTGAGGGCTGCAGAGACCTGCTGTGTACTGCAcaatgaagaaagcagaaggctTTAGTCATGCTGTCATGGAGGAAGGAGGCTGCACCTGCGGAGtgaagaggaagagctgaacAATTAACAGCTCTGGCTGAAGACAGACAGGGGCATGGGAGTGGAGAGGGAAAGTGGCCTTGCATTCCCCTGGcacacaggctttttttttccaggcatgcAGGACTTCAATTACCTCTACACCAACTGCTTTGAAATCACCCTGGAGTTGAGCTGCAATAAATTCCCCCCTGAAGAAGATCTGGAGCGGCAGTGGATGGCCAACCGAGAGGCTCTTGTTGCTTTCATTGAAGAGGTAAGGGGGCACACCAGAGACCTGCACATTTGTCCTGCAGGCCTCCATGGGCTCTGATGGTAGGAGACCAGTAGGCACCAGGGGTGGAAGGGAGGTGGCCATGGAGCTCACTGGGTGCTCTTATCGGTGGCCTTTGTGGAGGCTGTTGTGTCATAGACTGGCTCTGCTGGGGAGAACCAGGAGAGCCAAGGGTATGGGGAAAGGTAGGGTTGTCTCCAGGGCTATGCCTTCCTTCCATGTACCTCTACCAAAGGACCCTCTTGAACAAAGGGGGGTCCTTGACCCAGCAGTCTGTCTCCCTCCCTGCAGGTTCACCAGGGCATCAAAGGGATGGTGTCAGACGAGAACAACAATGGCATTGCAGGAGCAGTGATTTCTGTTCAGGGAATCAGCCATGATATCACCTCTGGTGGGTTGTCAGTCCCCTTGCATGCTCTTCCTTTTGGATACAGCTTCTTGGAGGCTACCTGGGTACGTGGGAGGATGTTAGCAGGCGAGGCTCTATGTGGGGTCAGCATGGTTTGCTCCCCAAAAACACTAGCTATGAGAAATGTGTCTGTGCATTCTGAACCAGAAGGGGCttaggaaaatgggaaagaaagaggtgCAAACTAAAAATGTAAACCTTATTGTAAAGGACTTCAGAAAGTAAGATCCTATTTTATctgagagagaggagaaaatgcatttgtataTAACCAAAGACTGAAGGAATAATCTACTCAATTATTTATCTACACAGGACTAAATAGCTGATAGCAAAGGACACGATAGCAGAACAAGATGAAACACTGAAAGTTCAAGCCAGACAAATTTAGACGAGAATGAAGTGCCACTTGAGCTTATCCAAGTTGTAGTGGTTTCTCCTTTGCTGGCCTATTTTAACCTCCTTTTCATAAACACCCTTCTCCAACTGGACCAGACATTACAACTGGCTACAGAAAATAGCCAATATTCCAGCTCTTCAGAGGTCAGACTATGAAATCATCAAAACTCCTGTCCATAGGTCTATGACTCAGTAACACTAATATTTGGCACTTATTATGCCAGCCTACATAGGAAATGGGAGAGTGCAAGAGATCACAAAATCACATTGTGCTGGATTTAAGTTTGAAGGTATACCTATAAACAAGACAGAATCAggggtgctgcctgcaggagccCTCTGGGTCTTCTGTCCAGCCTCCTGCTTGGAGAAGGATTTTCCCCAGAGTTGGCTCTGATCAGACATTGCTCCCTCCAGCTGATTCTCACTGATCcccaaggatggagatttcaCAGCCTTTCTGCTGTCCTGTGCCAGGGGTGCACCACCTGCACAGTGAAGCTGTGCTCCCTGGTTCACCCTGAAGCTCCCGAGCTGCCTTCTGTGGTTGGTGCCCTCTGTGTGTTGCCTGGTGCTATTCAGAGGAGTTTGGCCCCAGCACCTTCAAGCAGCTGTGGGCTGTGAGCAGATCCCCTGCAcctcctcccagcctggctgagcCCACCTGGCTCCCCCAGCTCTCCTTGTGGGGCCTGAGTGTTCCCTGTGGGTCAGGAGCTTTGGTTCTCCCACATCTCTCTTGACCTGGGGGCACCAAAAATGGACACGGTTCCCAAGTGCAGCCTCCCTGGGACTGAACAGAGGGGGAAATCATTCCCTTTGACCTGCCAGCCaccttccctgttttcccttGAAAGCCCCTGACTCATGTGTCTCAGTCCTACCAGTTAGCCCCACCTAAGCCAAAATAACACAAGCTGCCTCTTACAATTACTCAAATTTGCAAAACCCATCCAATTCCATAGATGGGAATATACTCAAATTGTCAATCCATAATGTGCTGTTGCCTCACTGTTGACTGTCCCCTGTCCCTAACCACACCAGTACACTGTGTGTCAAAGTGCTCCTCGGAGGTCCTTATACAGGGAGAATCGGGTAGCAGCTGAGCTGATGAGCAATTAAAACCCTGCTGATAATCCAAATGAGGCAAAAATGTATATGACAGGTATTATAGAATGTTATGTCAGACTGAAGCTGTGATTGTCCTTAGGTCTGCTGTCATCTGACTGGTTAGCTCTCAGATTTGTAGCCTCCGTGCATAGGCATGGCCAATGCTGCTGCATTGTCccctttcatttatttttgcacGTAGACTGACCTCTACGCCTTGGCATTAATGAGATATCACTTACAGTCTAACAATGTGAATCCAGCCTTGCAGTAGCCAGCAGATTTGGAAGTAAGGCAAAAATTTCCCTGGGTTTTGAAGGCTGCACATCCTCAAGGAAGTACACTTGACAAGACCTACTGGACTACCTTTTGCACTGCTCCTCATGCATCTTGAGTGCTTTCTCTTCTCATCTTGTGTTCCAGGTAATATGGGGGATTATTtccggctgctgctgcctggcactTACACTGTCACTGCCTCTGCAGAGGGGTACCAGCCCCAGACGATCACAACAACCGTAGGCCCAGCTGCACCTTCACTGGTGAGTCAGAATGCATAGTCATAAGGGTATCCCAAAATGTCTTCACCCCACGGAGAAAGAAATGTAGCAAATTATGTCTAGTGAGCAGTAGAGAAAGGAGATGGGATGAAGGGCATTTCCAGTGGCTACAGGGTGTCTGGCCGACACAGGGCTCTCCACAGCTCACAGAGAGGGACAGGGTGAAGGCAATAATGCCTTCTCAGTTCATTACTGAGGGTTCACAGCCTGCAGTGGgctgctgtgccagctcctGTGTCCTTTTGCCTGTTGGCCCTGGGGAGAGCCTCTGGCTGTCTGGAGCTCTTCAGCTCTTCTCCATCCTCTGTGTTCTTCAGGACATGATGATGTGGGGATAGCATCTGTTCCCCAAGGCTTTGCTATCCCTCTGGCTCTGTGGGTTTCAGTACTCTGCTGTCATCTCCATCCTGCCTGGGACAAAACACATTACCAGATTGTTAGCAACAGGCTGAAATCTGCCTTTCTTTCTGCCAAGAGCAACCAAGACAGGTGGGAACCTGGTGCAAAGAAAGAACAGCCAAGCACCTCTGGGAGAAGTGCTCTTGACACCATGTAGCACCTAAAGTGCCTTTCTTAGGGCAGACAGGACAACTAGAAATCAGTTATTAAAACAGTGGATGGTTATTCCTGCCCCTGCTGTGGTGTGGTGGCACCATGGATGCAGCCTTCTCTAAGGGCCAACAAGAACCCCATGATTGCAGCATCCTGGCACATCTTTTGCTTCACTGCATGTACATTGGTCAGGCTCTGCCATAAATACACTGCAGTGGTTCTCCCACCCTCCATCTCTTCATCCCACCCTACCAAGCCTCTGAAGTTCTTCCAGGGCTGCCCTTTTCCCAGGACTAGAAACCTTCTAATTTTCGtcttaaatttatttatggTCAGCTTATCCCTATTTGTTCTTATGCCAATGTTGTGCTTTAAATAgttcctcttcttccctggtATTTATTCCCTGATGTATTTATAGAGAGCTGTCAAGCCCAGTCCCAGCCTTTGTTTTGCTAGGTTACACACCCAGctctttggttttcctttttaaacagattttcctCTTATCATGTTACTGTAGAAGACTGGTTTGTCCTCTGATAGTCTGATTTTTGCAGATCTCCCCTCACAGCAGCCCCCTTGTCCCCATTTCCTTCTGCCCCTGCAGCACCTTCCCTACCCACTGTTCACCCCATTCCTCCCCTAGGAAGCCCACACAGCCCCATCCAGTTTCACCTTTCTGTGTGGCCTCCCCAGTCCATGTTTATCTCACGCTGTGTCCTGCATGCTCCTTATCTCCCTCTCTCACCTGTACCTGCTTGCATGGCTGTAATGGATGGAGGTTTCTTTCCTGGAATTTTTTGCTTGGGATGTACTGGAAGCACTGGTTGCTGAAAGACTGATTCAGCAGGATTCAGCTAACGAGATGCAACTGAAAAAGGGCTAAACCATCCTGTCTATTAAATATTCACAGCAATGCTATTTCTCTACTCTCTGGtgagaaaagatgaagaaagagcATAGCTCAGTCTCTTGCCTTTCACAGCTCATCTTCCAAACAATCCTACGACATCACATTGCCACAGGAGCATCTCTCTGCATAAGAAATGTAGCCGATTGTTAGTACATTTTCCATGGGGGGAAAAGAATGTTTCCAGCTGATTTAAGAACTGAGTTCCCATTCTATCGTAACACTATCTGAGGCCCCTTACTGCTTATCTTGGCCCAAGAGTGAGCTCTTCGAAGGCTAGAGGCAGAGGCAGgtcctgcagagctctgagcCAGCAGAGCACACACACGGTGTAACAGTTAGTTTTGTTCTCTCTCCAGGTACATTTCCAGCTCAAACAAGATGTGGGGAGGAAGCCCCCGGAGCGTAAAAACCCAGGAACACGCATGAACAAAGCCCTCCACAAGAAGGTAGTGCCAAGAGCCACCCGCCGGGGGACCCGAAGATGAGGACAGCTCACTTGGCTGAGAGCTGGGGAAGCCATTTACACGAGGCCTGGCTGATGACTCCAGCCGGTGAACTTTCCAACAGTCCAGCATGAAACTAGCTCAAATGATTAGGTTATTAaacaaggaaatatttaatcCCTGAGGAAGTCGTGAAGtcattcaaaacaaaatgtgcCTGCACTGTGGTTCCCTGGGAAGTGTGTAGCTGCTGAGCTCTTTTCCGGCACTTGCTCCATTTCAGAAAGCTGTGCTCCCTTCACTCCCAAACTTAGTTGCTACAGCCCATGTGAGATGCCCAGAATCTAGTGTATACCAGAGAGAATGAATCCAGGCCCTTGTCTTTGATTGCTGTACTCACAAGCTGGGCATGTGAGTTCTGGCACTAGCCCTTGTGTGCCAGTGCCATGCTTCTCCCTCAGGTAACAATGTTTGCAGCCTGTAGACCCTGAAGTTATGGAGAAGCCAGTTTTAAAGCAGTCAGTGATGTGACCAGCTCTGAATACAGTTTGTCCCACCCATAGCACAGCTATCACTGCTTGGTAATGCCACTAGTATAAATGCATCACTGGGAGGTAGTGGACCAAGGTCATCTCCTGGCTGATATTTATCTTGATGTGTAGATGGGACTTTCTGGTAGCTGGTTTTGATTATTTGTAGTCAGGCTGAAATGCTGGCAAAAGCCATGGATTATACCATCCCTTATGTCTTCAGACCCAAACCAGATAGTTCGCTAAAGGGTCTGCTTTAGGCAACACATACTGTTAGTCTGAGCACAGGAGCAACTAGGTAAGGCCTGACAACTGGTGATAAGTAGAAGTGCAAGACAGCTGATTTGATGTTCCTTTGAGACAAATACCTTAACCTTAGTCTCTCAATATGCAACAGGAAAATGTCATGTATGATGCAAGTGAATTGTAATTGGCTTAGGGAAGACATGATCAGTGAGATGGGGTACTATAGGCTGGGCCTTAAAATGCTGCTTAGGCTGTGTGGGCAGGTTTCGAGTGGAAGCAAGATTAGCCATGAAGCTGATTATTTCCATGGTAAAATACCTTAATCAGGTAAAACCTTTCTAGCATTcttcatagaaaataaataacaccAGAAGGATAAACAGTCCTACCCATGTGCCCCATGTACTTGGCTGGTTATCCTCATCTCACTCATACAGCCCTCCATTGCACTGGCTCTTTCTGTGTCTTAAGCCTGTGCAAAAAGTGTCCCCTAGGCATCCCCTTGCTCCTCTTCTTTTGCAAACATCTCTTCATCATTTCTGAGCAGCCCCTACCACCCTACTGAATGCGTAATACTCTGCACTCCATCCCTcaccatcacctcctcctctgtgtCTGCTACAAGATGCTAGTGGCATTTTCAGCCCTAGCAGCACACACACTCTTGTAGCTCTGCCTGCTAACAGAAGCTGTTTCTCTGTCATGTCTTTTATTGGAAAGGCAGAGCAAACTGTCCCTCACACAGTATTTATACAGGCTATTGCAAAAAAGTGCACTTAACCTTGGCTGTTAGGGATTTTAGTCTGCAGAAACCAGTGTGTGCTGGAGACAATGACCAGTTCCATATTCACATGAGAATTCACATTctgtagttttctttttgtgatgGAAGTGAAAAAAGATGGTGAGGCCAACATCTTCAAACTTCTGTGTGGATTAACTCCTTGTTCCCTGGCAAGCCCAGCAGCATTGCTCCAGATCCTGGAGCCTCCTGTTTGAAGCCATGTGTCAGTGCACATTTGCCCCAAAAGATTTCCTGGTGGACGTGCAGGAAGAATGAGGGAGGCCACCCTTCATCCCACGGCCTGGCCCCATGCAGCATGCAGAAGGGTTTGCTGTCACCACTTCTTCAACCCATATACAGGAAGATATTGCTGTCCCCAGCCATGGCACTAGCTCAGCTGCTGAGCTAACCACTCACCTCTGAGGATGTGTGTGAAGCTAGAGCAAGGAAAGGGCTCCCAGGGAGCAGCCCTCAACTGGGTAATTCAACGGGGCAGTCCCTGGCCAGGGTGATGTTCAGCCTCACAGAGCTGCCCATGCCATCAGCATCACAAGCCGCTGCCTTGCTGaggctgctggctgcagggtgCTCTCATGTTGCCCTCTTGTGGTCCTAGAAAATGCAGAACCATCTCAATTTCCTTTACTTTCCAGGGCAGAGGAGAGCACTTCTCTAGAACAGGACAGCCAGCACAAGAGGCCACGTCACTCACCTTCGCAGGTTGCTGTGAAGCTGGCAGCACAGAAAAATTCATCACAGTCACaagcttttttcccctacaaGAGGGTTCCTGTGAAATACAAGCTCCTGGAGGACTGACTCTGTGGGCTGGGATTTGTCCAGCTCATTCTCCTCCCAGCTCTGAATATTTTTGTGTTGAACAGTTTGGTAAAGCTCCACTTGGCTGTGGCCAAACTCTCCATGTGAAAACATGATTACAAAATGTTTCTTGAGGCAGCACTCGATTAAGCACAACTCTCACAGGCTTGCCATGAACTTAGCCCCCCATGTTGCAAGAAGCATACCAGAGCTAAACCTTTGAACATAACATCTGCAGtgcagtggtttgtgttcttTGAGACTCCAGTCAAGGCAAAAGCAGTTGATGGGGTTGTGTCAGAAGACACAGCAAACAGCTGATACTCCCCATTCTCTCTGGGCCACTCATGATTTTGTAGATCTCTTCCTCCACCCTATGTCCTTCTTCCAAGCTGGAGTCCCAGCCTACAGACTTGTTCAGTGTGCAGTCTGTTCCCACACCTCTGAGCATCTGTAACTGCCTGCCTTCAAACCTTCCTCCATTCTCTTTTTAACTCTTCTGAGGGGACCAGATCTGCATGCAGACACTGGAGAAACATGCAAACAAACGGGAGCCAGGCCCAAAAGAATGAACCAAAACTCTTACAAGCACAC of the Melopsittacus undulatus isolate bMelUnd1 chromosome 4, bMelUnd1.mat.Z, whole genome shotgun sequence genome contains:
- the CPN1 gene encoding carboxypeptidase N catalytic chain isoform X1; this translates as MARWLRSLVGALLLLEGAATLSFLHHRYEEMVQALFHVQSQCPYITRIYSIGRSVEGRHLYVLEFSDYPGIHEPLEPEFKYVGNMHGNEVLGRELLLQLSEFLCEEYRRGNERITRLIHDTRIHIMPSMNPDGYEVAAKQGPDSNGYLTGRNNANGVDLNRNFPDLNTFMYYSGEISGPNHHIPLPDNWKSQVEPETLAVIQWISSYNFVLSANLHGGAVVANYPYDKSQDQRFRSHRRTVNTPTPDDKLFQKLAKTYSYAHGWMHRGWNCGDYFADGITNGASWYSLSKGMQDFNYLYTNCFEITLELSCNKFPPEEDLERQWMANREALVAFIEEVHQGIKGMVSDENNNGIAGAVISVQGISHDITSGNMGDYFRLLLPGTYTVTASAEGYQPQTITTTVGPAAPSLVHFQLKQDVGRKPPERKNPGTRMNKALHKKVVPRATRRGTRR
- the CPN1 gene encoding carboxypeptidase N catalytic chain isoform X2, which gives rise to MARWLRSLVGALLLLEGAATLSFLHHRYEEMVQALFHVQSQCPYITRIYSIGRSVEGRHLYVLEFSDYPGIHEPLEPEFKYVGNMHGNEVLGRELLLQLSEFLCEEYRRGNERITRLIHDTRIHIMPSMNPDGYEVAAKQGPDSNGYLTGRNNANGVDLNRNFPDLNTFMYYSGEISGPNHHIPLPDNWKSQVEPETLAVIQWISSYNFVLSANLHGGAVVANYPYDKSQDQRFRSHRRTVNTPTPDDKLFQKLAKTYSYAHGWMHRGWNCGDYFADGITNGASWYSLSKGMQDFNYLYTNCFEITLELSCNKFPPEEDLERQWMANREALVAFIEEVIWGIISGCCCLALTLSLPLQRGTSPRRSQQP